A stretch of the Phycodurus eques isolate BA_2022a chromosome 15, UOR_Pequ_1.1, whole genome shotgun sequence genome encodes the following:
- the snx24 gene encoding sorting nexin-24, giving the protein MHSISVSIPSFRSENNHIERGYTVFRIDVLMSGRQHAVEKRYSEFHSLHKMLKKSIKPPEIPSKHVRNWVPKVLEQRRQGLELYLQTIIMENEVLPRIFLDFLNIRHFPSLPKTESCGSFDTDSMESTKLSHQPVMVFLNDPYLLPDAHDTFSSVVIEGVIHGVFYADLQPR; this is encoded by the exons ATGCATTCTATCAGCGTGTCCATTCCCTCTTTTCGTTCGGAAAACAACCACATCGAGAGGGGCTACACG GTGTTTCGAATAGATGTGCTGATGAGCGGAAGGCAACATGCTGTTGAGAAACGCTACAGTGAATTCCATTCCTTGCATAAAATG CTGAAGAAGAGCATAAAACCACCCGAGATCCCATCCAAGCATGTGAGGAACTGGGTTCCCAAAGTACTGGAGCAGAGGAGGCAAGGACTGGAGCTCTACCTGCAG ACAATAATTATGGAGAATGAGGTTCTTCCAAGAATATTCCTGGACTTCCTCAATATCCGCCATTTCCCTTCACTGCCGAAGACTGAGAGCTGTGG GTCATTCGATACAGACTCAATGGAATCAAC TAAACTTTCACACCAGCCCGTCATGGTTTTTCTAAATGACCCCTACCTGCTGCCAGATGCACATG ATACATTTTCAAGTGTCGTGATTGAAGGTGTCATCCATGGAGTTTTCTACGCTGATCTCCAGCCCAGgtag
- the loxa gene encoding protein-lysine 6-oxidase, with product MGLRIGTPLYAFACVYLFVFALRGARCQRHPAPPHGNNPAALRQTLQWSHNGNIFSILSQGAEYQPARRRGAPQEQVQQHGPITIISDAKQRAPDTPQQQQQEQEPPVLRPGSEALPPALQRLLRGREHRRVQVQVQDHPSQRSNGTQAKVTVSPPQPRREDVMVADDPYDPSKSYDMDHDNPYYNHYDVYERPRSRSSRPGYGTRYHQYGLPDLVLDPYYIQTAAYVQSTPMYNLRCAAEENCLSSSAYLARDYDTRMLLRFPQRVKNQGTADFRPSRPRYAWEWHSCHQHYHSMDEFSRYELLDSTTQRSVAEGHKVSFCLEDTSCDYGYYRRYACTSHTQGLSPGCYDTYNADIDCQWIDITDVKPGNYILKVSVNPFYQVPEEDYTNNIVRCDVRYTGNYAYLSGCHMATY from the exons ATGGGATTACGCATTGGCACGCCGCTTTACGCATTCGCCTGCGTCTATTTATTTGTCTTCGCCCTTCGAGGTGCGCGTTGTCAGAGGCACCCCGCGCCCCCCCACGGGAATAACCCAGCAGCTCTACGGCAGACACTGCAGTGGTCTCACAATGGCAACATTTTCAGCATTTTAAGCCAGGGCGCCGAGTACCAGCCGGCCAGGCGTCGCGGTGCGCCGCAGGAGCAAGTGCAGCAGCACGGGCCAATCACCATCATCAGCGACGCCAAGCAGCGGGCGCCGGACAccccgcagcagcagcagcaggagcaggaGCCCCCCGTTCTCCGGCCTGGCTCCGAGGCGCTCCCGCCCGCGCTCCAGCGGCTGCTCAGGGGCCGAGAGCACCGCCGGGTCCAGGTCCAGGTCCAGGACCACCCGAGCCAGCGGAGCAACGGCACCCAGGCCAAGGTGACCGTCAGTCCACCTCAGCCCCGGAGGGAGGACGTGATGGTCGCCGACGATCCCTACGACCCGTCCAAGTCCTACGATATGGACCACGACAACCCCTATTACAACCACTACGACGTGTACGAGAGGCCCAGGTCCAGATCGTCCAGACCCGGATATGGCACGAGGTACCATCAGTACG GTCTTCCAGATTTGGTGCTTGACCCATACTACATTCAGactgccgcttacgtgcagagcACCCCGATGTACAACCTCAGATGCGCAGCTGAGGAGAACTGTTTGTCAAG CTCAGCCTACTTGGCCCGAGACTACGACACACGAATGCTGCTGCGCTTCCCCCAGAGAGTCAAGAACCAGGGAACAGCCGACTTCCGGCCCAGCAGACCGCGCTATGCCTGGGAATGGCACAGCTGTCACCA GCACTATCACAGCATGGACGAGTTTAGTCGCTACGAGCTGCTGGACTCCACCACGCAGCGGTCAGTCGCAGAAGGCCACAAAGTCAGCTTCTGCCTGGAGGACACATCCTGCGACTATGGCTACTACAGGCGCTATGCTTGTACCTCACACACTCAG GGTCTGAGTCCAGGATGTTACGACACCTACAACGCAGACATTGACTGCCAGTGGATAGACATCACGGACGTGAAACCAGGGAATTACATCCTCAAG GTCAGCGTGAATCCTTTCTATCAGGTGCCAGAAGAAGACTACACCAACAACATCGTGCGCTGTGACGTCCGCTACACGGGCAACTACGCCTACTTGTCTGGTTGTCATATGGCAAC GTATTGA